Part of the Serinus canaria isolate serCan28SL12 chromosome 1, serCan2020, whole genome shotgun sequence genome is shown below.
TTCAGTTAAAATGCCCTTTCCAcgcctgcagccacagctccctcctggaaTGGAATTGCCCTTTCCCAAAGTGCACTCATTCACACCTTCCCCCCCAGGAGATGCAAACACAACGGGGCTGCACAATTTGTGGTAGAAAGCTCTGAGATTGCCCAGTAATTAATCTCAGTAAAAAATTGGTTTAAAAGAGTGTCAGACGCTGAGAGGATTTATTGCTTTCTAATTACCAGAGAGTAATCTCCCTCCTTTGCTTTCTCCTGAATCTGCAGCACCttccccctcctgcagccttgtCCCAGCCTCTGCACAGGTGCTGTGATGCTGTGGTCCCAGTAATGATCCCTCAGGGGATGCAGACAGGGACTGGGATGAGCCCTGGGGCACACTCAATTTCTCTGGATAAGAGGTGATGCCTCTGCTCCTTaactcccagccctccctgagTTTTGGCCTAGATATGGCAGAAGCAAGtggcttttaaatttaaatagtCTCAGAGCTTCTATGTTTGTGGCTCATATTAATAACTAAGCCCACACcgtgaggaaaaaaaagaaaaaaccaaccaacaaacaacTGCATTTATTTCCTCCGTTTTTCACAGCTAATCAGCATCAAAGAGGAGGAGGTTGGTGGGCTCAATTTTTTGGCAGAGCAAAACCTGTCTGAGATGATTATACCTATGTGGTAAATTATGGGGATGTGGGGGTCTTTCCTGAACACCCTGGATATCCATCTGTGTGAAAGCTGTTTGAGCAGAGCATGAGTGCTGAAACCTTTAGTCTTGGGTATTCACATACACTGGAGCTGTGGATTTCATGTGTGGAAACTGCAGGGAGAGCTTGTACCTCCACCCCATTCACCCTGCCACATAACAACCTTAATCattaatttcagattaaatCTGTCATGTGGGTCCATGGGCATGAGGTTTGAAATGCTGTTTGTACTGACCCAGTGGTCTGAAGGAATGGTGTGGTGGTCAGGCTGAATTTTGCTCTTTCTCTGATCCTTTTGTCTTGGGTTTCTGTGGTTGAGATGACCCCAAGGTAtagaaagtctttttttttccagctccacaACCACAGAAGTTGAGATttgtcagttctgcttttcaaggttgtttattttctcttatctatcacattctttctctgacctgctgaggtctgtccagcaggtcgggttgtggcacagtgACCGCCCTTAGGGTGGTGTTAACTTTTTATACAACAAATTATGTGTACTTTATtgacaataattttccaatacccatcacctatgttagacagtctgtctctactctaaaccaatccagcagtgccactatcccagcagaagatggacaacaagaagaaggagaagaaggacaggacacacccagattcctccaaCTTGcttcttgaacccccattctaaatccccaaaattctacttttgcaccctgtgacaaattaactagcattctactcaaacccttgtggcttgtaaatcttcacacaaagttggtaatggtttccatgggttaaaatggaaggcacaggtggttttgactccatgccaaggtctctgagcccccttCCAGGGTCTCaaatcacccagggcagccagaggaatgtcctgggttctgacattTGGTTTTGCTTGCACAAGGGATAACAGGAACATGAAAGAAAGGGTGAGCCATCGTCACAAAATGTACTTCCAGCAGTGGAAAGCACATCCTCCAGATGGTGCTGGGCACCACAGTGACCTTCAAGAGCCTTCCAAAGGAACAAATGAAACCCCCAACACTGGTTGCATGTTTCCTATATCACTTTATTGACCGCCACTGACCACATTCTCAGGTTGAGCGCCAGATACCAGCGAGAGAGGTGGAGCTACCCTAGAGTTACAGGAGAGCAAGGGAGACAGTGTCTCATACacaggctggggagagctggctgGGGATGGGAAGCCTCTGCACAGTGGTGAGcccccctctctcccccccAAGGGCCTACAAAGACAGTGGAAAGACATGCTTGTCCTCCTGTCAGttgtcccagagggaattgaCAGGGCAGAGGTGTGAACAGAGACACTGAAACactttgctgaaagaaaaaaatacacgTTGCAACCCCCCGAAGGCGAGATGTTATTGCTAatcattattattgttgttattatttctCCTGCGGTTGCAAGGAACTCATGGCAGGTTTGTCACACGGACGCGGGGTTTTGAGTGTGAGGCTTGGCTCTGTTGCTGTTTGAGAGTAACCCGTTGAACTCTGAGTGAGGTACAGCAATGCTGCAGGGCTTTTCCCCTGTCCCAAGCCTTGCCTCGAGGCTTGGTGCACCAGCAGCCAGCATTACTCATGCACTCCTTCCTATCTGATGGTGGATATGGGCTACAGCACCAGACAAAGACCCTTTCAGCAAGCACAGCAGCATGACAGCACTGCCATCCATGCCATCCCCACCAGGTTTTAAGCTTCCAAGTCCACCAGCCGCTCACCCAGCCCCTCGTTCCATCCaagggaagagggggaaaacaaaaaaaaagaaaacaaaaaaaaaaagaggaaaaaaagtgggGGAGGAACCAAGAGAAGAAACCCCTCGAGACATTCACTGATATCTATGCAAAGGCTCTGGGAGCGCGACCTACAGGTGGTGGCAGCCTGCCCAGCGCGGTGGCGGGCGGGCTCAGGAGGAGGGCGCGGAGCTGGGCTTCTCCTCCcgggacacagggatgggccTCTCGCTGTGGCTGGCGTCCATGTTGGAGGGGACCTTGGGGCCCGAGAAGGTCAGCATGCCATCGTTGGACAGCGAGCAGGTGATGGCAGTCTGGTCCACGTTGGCGGGCAGGCGGTACCGGCGGTGGAATTCCCGGGAGATGTAGCCGTGGTCGTCCTGAGAGGCAGTGGGGAAAGGGGGGGAAGGCGTGTCAGAAACTCCCCATGCCTCCCTTTGTCCAGCCTCCTCAGGGCAGGAGATCCACAGTCACCCTGGCTCATCGTGACACTGCACTGCCAGGACTGATGGGAGCACCTCTGTCGGGGTTAATTTTACAGGTTTGTCCCCCCTGACACGTGAAGCTGcaagagctgagcacagcagcagggagtgaTTTTGGCCATAGGTTTGATCCCAGACTGGGATCTGATTTGGGCTTCTGATTTCAAAGGATGCTTAGAGACAAAGTCTGGGGGCCTGGGAAGGTAAAGGCAAGGCAGACATGTGTAcccatgtatttatttactaGGCTGCAATGCTGTGTCAGCCAAAGTACACAATCCTGGCCCCCTTCTTTTTTTGGCCAAAAGAATGAGaagtgcaattatttttttaaagttggcCATGAGAATAAtaactatatttaaaaatacatactgTTTCCAGGCAAGAGCCTTGTCTGGCCAAAAATGTGTATGAGAAGAATTAAATCCCTGCTGGTATAATTCACTTTTCGACCCCCACAGATATTTCCATGACATCCATGTTAAAAGTTTCCAAGCCTGAGGCActtggttggttttcttttgttttgtttgctcttgcttttctctcccagaCTGGCATATAAAAACTCTGTTTTCACTAAGGATTCTGGCTTATGAAAACAGCCATTCTTCAGCAGTGCCAGATGATGTTCTGTGTCTGGCCCAGTGTTATTAGTGAACAATGGACATGGTCATCTGATGGTTATGGAAGATGATgattgaaaataaacaaaagaggGGTGGATTAGCTTGTTATTTTCAGATATCAGGTGGGGGCTCTATGGAAACAGCCCATGCCAATAATGACAATTCATAATtaactctttcttcttttttttttttccttcagctgagaACCattggaaagaaggaaaacagagctggactccccagctgctccaccaTCACCATCACTTCCACTCACCTGCCTTTCACTGTGCTTGCCATGGATTTCCACAAAGTCATCAATGATCTTCACGCTCAAGTCTTCAGGAGAGAAGTGTTTTACATCCAGCATGATTGTGAACTTGTCCCGATCAGACCTCACCTGAAACGAGCATTGTCACACAGTGAggccccagctctggctgtggggCACTGCCAACATCACCACAGGGCAAAGGCCAAAAAAGGGGTGGTCTGGCACTTTGTCCTTCTGTGGCTATGAAACTCAGTGAGGGACTCAATGAGTCCCATTGTGGGGACCCAGGGACAGTGAGAGCCATAGGAGGTGTCAGGGTCACTGGGAGGCTGTGGGAGGTGTCAGGGTCACCAGGAGGCCATGGTTGGTGTCTAAaccttggctgctgctctggggagaggTGTTTTTATCCTTGCTGCTATTCTTGTGCCAGGGACCCTTTAGCACTCAGTGACCTGCCAGATGGACCAGGCACAGAGAGGGTATGGAAACCAGTGTAAGACTCTCTGGTAGCATGTGTTTTGTCCTTTCAGTGATTTATGGTATCATTGTGGTTGTAGTTCTGGGAGGGGAACAGTAAGAGAGGGCTACAGAAAGCACCTGTATCTGAATTTTGGATCATGGCCCTCAAAGCTACACATTTTCCTACAGTTCCCTTCAGAAAATTGCTCTGGGGTCCTTCAGTGAGGGATTGCAAAAACCACCAAGCTCCCAGGGTGGATGAGAAGGTGGAGAAAGCTCCCACTTGCACTCCCATGGCAAACTGCCCTCACAGGCACTTACTCTGGGAGCAGCCTTGCTCTTCTTCACTACACAGGTGGTGGGCACAGAGCAACAAAACCAGATTCTTGTGTTGGAAACAACCCTCAAAAGGAGCTAAAATGGTTCCTGTTTCTCAAAGGGAAGCTTTGTCCCCAGTGAGGTCTTCCTTTGTGCCCAAGAAGGGGTGGGTaggctgtgcctggcagtggGTTCGGGGTCTTCCTCATCCCCACACATGGGGCTACAGCAGTGTGAGATGTGggtggagaggagcagctggaggcatAAGGAGGGAGAGgtaggaaaggagaggaaatcaAAGGGCCCTTACCTCTGAAATGCCCGACTCCAGCACGCTGCGGAAGAGGGACTGCCTGTAGTAGGGGCTGATAGTGGACGAGAACAAAGGCAGGAGGTCATACTCAAGGAGACCCTCTCCAAAAAACTGGTCAAACAAACGGCTTGGAATGAGGGGTCCCAGAGCACGCTTGAACCAGGGGTGCTGGATGGTAAtgtccatgctgctgctgctgctgctgctgctgctgctgctgctgctgctgagaccTGTGGCTGCAAGGGGAGAGCGGAAGGGGCAGCGCCGCTGCTGGGGAGACAGCGATGCCTTGGCTGGAGTGCCGCCCCAGGGAAGCTCCCCCTATATATACCAGCCTGGCAGAATGAAGGCATTAGCAGGATTCCTCTGGAAAGACATGATCTCATGATGGAGGCAACGTGGTCAGCAGAAATGCGGAGACTGACCTGGAAATGACAGTCTGGTTGGAATCAGTGCCAGATGTCCTGGAGGGATGATGCCAGGCAGCAGGCTGTGaggcacagagtgcccaggggtgctggcaTGTCCCCTGTGGAATCAAGCGGGCTAAGCAGGACACCCTGGTGGGCAACTCAAAGATGCTTCTGAAAGAGGTCTGCTCCATGGGTCTTTGTAACCTGACAGTGGGTGTCATtaatttgcttcttttctgctgctccttgaaGCAGCAACTCaatatttcttccaaataaatgaaaaaacttTCCTCCAAGCAAGGAAAAAGGGTCAGATTCGTGTTGAAGAAGGGGAAACTTTTTTTGTAAGACGCTACAAAGTGCCTCTGCCACTCGAGAGGGGCCTGATGCCGCTTGGCACAGGGATCATGGCAGGACTGGCAGGGAAGCAGGACTAACAAATGAAGCAGAGCATCATATTTTgtctgacaaaacaaaaaatttcaacaaaaaatacttttgcaaaagaaagaaagaaaaacaagcttGGTCTCCAACCGTAACACCAGTCCCAAAGCTTCTCTTGAGAGTGTCCTTGTTTTGATTTAGGAGTGATGTGGGAGATCCATTTATCTCATGGTGTCACAGCACAGATCCTGCTTAACATGCATTTCTGGTTAcagctgtttttcatttctgttcccCTTAAAGCCTCCTTTAAGGGGTCAGCTGGCACCCTGGGCTGCCGGGCAATGGGCACCGTGCCTGCCGCTGGAGCCGCAGGCTCTGCCAGAGAGCTGAGGTGGCTGGGCTCTGaaagggcagccaggctgcccagctccacagcagGGCTCACAGGCTGTAGCCACAGCTGAAATCCCATTTCTATCCCATCCAGAGATGCAGGGACTGCATTCCAGGAGCCTCTGAGCAGTAGCAGCACCAGTGCTGGGAGTCTTGTGCATCTCAGCACCTTTTGCAGtcagcagagaacaaaaaaaaagaggagagggCACTTCCAAAAGGCATTTCAGATATGAGGGGCTGAATCTTCCTCTCATATTGTCAGGGAATAAGGAGACCAAGGGTGGCTGAAATCCTGCCCTCTTCTTTGGGAGAAACCAGATCATTCCGGGCCAGAGAAGCTGAACTGAGAAAAGCACTGAGGCTTTTCTATCACTGAGTGATATTCAGCTGAGAATCACCTGGCATCCAGGAACCATGAGTTCTTGGAAAATCCTTGGCCTTGGAGGAACTGTAGGAACCAGAATTGTTACAGAGGCTTTCCttcatgaaaagcaaaaacttGAGCAGAAAACCAGCCAAAACCACACTAAAGACTGCTAAGAAGGCAGGCAAGGGCTTAGGTTCCACCTTATGGAGCTCCAGCAAGAAAAGGCCCCATGGTCCAGCCTTGGCTCTTAGGCATGAAGGATTTTCTAAAATCAGGTGTCAAAAAGAGATCAATCCCCCCTCAAGCCATGGAGGAAAAAGCCGCAAGAGAAACCTAGCCCCTCATTTATTCCCATTGTACCAAATCTGTCATTTTGTTTAAGGAATTAAGGGGAGGCAAACAAGTCATAAAGCACtaccaagattttttttcaagaactgTGAGATTTGTCctggcagtgaaaaaaaatctcccctCAGCCAGTCAGTTCCAAAGACCTGCTAACCTGTATTTatccagctggcagcagtgaccTGATGCAGAATGCATCACCTGATGAGCAGGGTAAGAGGAAAAACGAGAGGAGAGACAGAACAAATTCAAATCCCAAAAGCACTCACTGGAACCCCCAAAGCAAGTTATTTATTTGGCTGGTGGAAGAACTCTGGGAACTGTGCTtacaaagaaaatgagagagatGTGGGGGTCTGACAGACCATTTGGGCCCCAGGTGAGGGGTGAATGCTATCCCTAAAGTTTGTTGGGAACATCCTCTCTGTGTTTCCCAAATCAGGAGTTATGGTGGGAATACAGGGAGCAATGCACACAATGGCAGGATCCTCTCTGGGCACCCTTCAGTCCTCACAAAACTTCCAAACCTTTGAGCTCTGACCTCCAGAGTGTTCCCCAGTTATTCCCTGGATTATTGAGGCCAGGAGGAAGgaagcagcccaggctgctctaaGCCAAATCCAACCAGGctttgaacactcccagggatggggcagccacagcttctctggacaacctgtgccagtgggCAACATACAGGGAACCAGAGCCCTCTGTATGTTCAGAGAGATGAAAAGAATTGGCTCtttagagaaaaatgagaaacacGTCTTCAAGTGAATTTAATCTGAATTTATGTCTATTACCACACGCTCAGATAATTGAAAAGTATCAGCCAACTTTGTGGTTTTATGCCTTTACTTTCTTCTGGACCTACATTTTCATGGCTTTCCCTAGAATTAATCATATCCATATGTCTTAGGCagacatttttgtcttttgtgggcaaaaatatttcactgaaatgtaaatttcatttacagggtttttttatgaTGCAGACTTCACACTGCCTGTATatctctggaggaaaaaaaaaatctcctgagATGCATCACATGTGATTTCCAATGGCCTAAACCTTTTGTGTCCTGTTCAGATGAGTTGTCCATGCTGCCTGTCCAGCCAGTGGAGGGACAGATGCCTCCAGGTCACATCATCATGTGGGTGGGCAGGAAAGGTGAAATGAGACCCCtttcagcagtgtctgtgtctcAGGAGGGAGCTGACGAGGCAGTTCTAATTCTAATCTCCTTCTGGACAAGCAAAGCTGCTGAGATGAATCCCATCCAGTGGGAATTTGGTATGAGAAGAGAAAGTGATCACTTTGCATCAGTTCAGCAGACCAGACCTCACAAGACACACAACATTTGATCATCATTATCACCTGCTGAGCAACAGCAGTGAGATTTGTTGGCAGAAATtgaatggaagaaaatgaatgCATCTGGTCATGAGCACATCCAAGAGCAATGCATCAAAGGCAGATTTTTCCCAAAGATTCATTGCAAGTTTAGAACATGAGTCAAACTTAGAAATTCCTTCAGAATGTTCTGCTGTCCAGCTTACCTTTGACATAATCCCTTCCTAAGCCATGATGTGTAATTGCCAGCATGTGAGTGAGACATTTAGTaaaggaaaaactgcagaaatccCAGACCATGTTCCTGAGAAAAGCTGCCATCAGCAATCCCAGCCCTCGCTTGTGTTTAGCTGCTCTCAGTTTGTCTCCATGACTGACTCCCACCTCCCCATTtccaggagagcccagggctgtcTCCATCCCCCTTGCCAAGCTCTGTGCAAGCCCAgggtgaagaaaaaaacaaattttgaagTGGAGGAGTCACTGGTCAGGTGTAGTGACTGGTCAGCAGTGACTGGGGAGAGTTTGTAGGAGATTCTGAAGTGCTGACAGAAGAGAGGttcctgttcccagctgctttgctgcagctccaggagagccaaGAAAGGCAGACTCTGCTCTGATCTGCCTTTCTGCTCAAGTGTACCCtgttgtcactgtcatattttctgaaaaatcccttcaccaggattttttctcctgagaagctgagaagcctcagagaattatctgattgcttctcctgtgtttggctgctttggaatgtggttggagatggtttatccaacaggtgaatgtttgattggtttcatgtgaattgtttttacttaatggcCAATCACCATCAactgtgtcagactctgaggaatcagtcatgagtttttaaTTAGcatcttgttaagccttctgtctgtatcctttctctattctttagtatagttttatactattctttagtatagtttaagtacagtattctttaatataatataagcacataaaataataaattagccttctaagaacatggagtcagattctcaagtcttccttcatcctggggaccctaGCACATACCACACCCTGTCACCCTGCAGAGGATGCAACTCTTCAGATAGATCTCACGGAAAACAGGAATGCATCCCACtgcttattttttcaaaatgcacaTATCTACCCCCAAAGCACAACTGTACTCTTAAAAGGTCC
Proteins encoded:
- the CRYAA gene encoding alpha-crystallin A chain; its protein translation is MDITIQHPWFKRALGPLIPSRLFDQFFGEGLLEYDLLPLFSSTISPYYRQSLFRSVLESGISEVRSDRDKFTIMLDVKHFSPEDLSVKIIDDFVEIHGKHSERQDDHGYISREFHRRYRLPANVDQTAITCSLSNDGMLTFSGPKVPSNMDASHSERPIPVSREEKPSSAPSS